From a single Prionailurus bengalensis isolate Pbe53 chromosome A1, Fcat_Pben_1.1_paternal_pri, whole genome shotgun sequence genomic region:
- the SLC26A2 gene encoding sulfate transporter produces MSLESKEQHDLSLTDSSEGNDQHSPLCNIPPESANESSTDFKQFEANDQCTPYRRIHMEPQEKSNTNFKKFVIKKLRRTCQCSPTKAKNVIFGFLPVLRWLPKYDLKKNILGDVMSGLIVGILLVPQSIAYSLLAGQEPIYGLYTSFFASIIYFLLGTSRHISVGIFGILCLMIGEVVDRELHKAGYDTAHTPPSLGMVSNGSTLLNQTSDWICDRSCYAIAVGSTVTFMAGVYQVAMGFFQVGFVSVYLSDALLSGFVTGASFTILTSQAKYLLGLSLPRSNGVGSLITTWIHIFRNIHRTNICDLITSLLCLLVLLPTKELNEHFKSKLKAPIPTELIVVVAATLASHFGKLHEKYNSSIAGHIPTGFMPPKAPDWNLIPSLAVDAIAISIIGFAITVSLSEMFAKKHGYTVRANQEMYAIGFCNIIPSFFHCFTTSAALAKTLVKESTGCQTQLSAVVTALVLLLVLLVIAPLFYSLQKSVLGVITIVNLRGALRKFKDLPKMWKVSRMDTVIWFVTMLSSALISTEIGLLIGVCFSMFCVILRTQKPKISLLGWVEESEIFESMSAYKNLQTKPGVKIFRFVAPLYYVNKECFKSALYKKTLNPVLVKAAQKKAAKTKITKETVIFSGIQDEVSLQLSHDPLDLHTIVIDCSAIQFLDTAGIHTLKEVRRDYEAIGIQVLLAQCNPSVRDSLACGEYCKKEEENLLFYSVYEAMAFAEEYQNQKGLCIPNGLSPSSD; encoded by the exons ATGTCTTTGGAAAGTAAAGAGCAACATGATCTGTCACTCACTGACTCATCTGAAGGAAATGACCAACACAGCCCTCTGTGTAACATCCCTCCGGAGTCTGCAAATGAATCAAGTACCGACTTCAAGCAGTTTGAAGCCAATGATCAATGCACACCTTATCGTAGGATCCATATGGAGCCTCAAGAGAAATCAAATACTAACTTCAAgaaatttgtcattaaaaaattgCGGAGGACTTGCCAGTGCAGTCCAACCAAAgccaaaaatgtgatttttggtTTCCTTCCCGTTTTGCGATGGCTCCCAAAGTATGatctgaagaaaaacattttaggggaTGTGATGTCTGGCTTGATTGTGGGCATCTTATTAGTACCCCAATCCATTGCTTATTCCCTCTTGGCTGGCCAAGAACCTATCTATGGTCTGTACACCTCTTTTTTTGCCAGCATCATTTATTTCCTATTGGGTACCTCCCGTCACATCTCTGTGGGCATTTTTGGAATATTGTGCCTTATGATTGGTGAGGTAGTTGACCGAGAACTACACAAAGCCGGCTATGACACTGCCCATACTCCTCCTTCTTTAGGGATGGTTTCAAATGGGAGCACATTATTAAACCAGACATCAGACTGGATATGTGACAGAAGTTGCTATGCAATTGCAGTTGGCAGCACTGTGACCTTTATGGCTGGAGTTTATCAG GTAGCGATGGGCTTCTTTCAAGTGGGCTTTGTTTCTGTCTACCTCTCAGATGCCTTGCTGAGTGGATTTGTCACTGGTGCCTCCTTCACTATTCTTACATCTCAGGCCAAGTACCTCCTTGGGCTCAGCCTTCCTCGGAGTAATGGTGTGGGCTCGCTCATCACTACTTGGATACATATCTTCAGAAACATCCATAGGACCAATATCTGTGATCTCATCACCAGCCTTTTGTGCCTTTTGGTTCTTTTGCCAACCAAAGAACTCAATGAGCACTTCAAGTCCAAGCTTAAGGCACCAATTCCTACTGAACTCATTGTCGTCGTGGCAGCCACATTAGCTTCTCATTTTGGGAAACTCCACGAGAAATACAACAGCAGTATTGCTGGACATATTCCCACGGGGTTTATGCCACCCAAAGCACCGGACTGGAACTTAATTCCCAGTTTGGCTGTAGACGCAATAGCTATTTCTATCATTGGTTTTGCTATCACTGTATCACTTTCTGAGATGTTTGCCAAGAAACATGGCTACACAGTCAGAGCTAATCAGGAAATGTATGCCATTGGCTTTTGCAATATCatcccttccttcttccactgCTTTACTACTAGCGCGGCTCTTGCGAAGACTTTGGTTAAAGAATCAACAGGCTGCCAAACTCAGCTCTCTGCTGTGGTGACAGCTTTGGTTCTTTTGTTGGTCCTCCTGGTAATTGCTCCTTTATTCTATTCTCTTCAGAAAAGTGTCCTTGGTGTGATCACTATTGTAAATCTCCGGGGAGCCCTACGTAAATTTAAGGATCTACCCAAAATGTGGAAGGTTAGCAGAATGGATACAGTTATCTGGTTTGTCACTATGCTGTCCTCTGCACTGATAAGTACTGAAATAGGCCTGCTTATTGGGGTTTGTTTTTCTATGTTTTGTGTCATTCTCCGCACACAGAAGCCAAAGATTTCATTGCTTGGCTGGGTGGAAGAGTCCGAAATCTTTGAATCCATGTCTGCTTATAAGAATCTTCAGACAAAGCCGGGCGTCAAGATATTCCGTTTTGTAGCCCCTCTCTACTACGTAaacaaagaatgttttaaatCTGCTTTATACAAAAAAACTCTCAACCCAGTCTTAGTAAAGGCAGCTCAGAAGAAGGCTGCCAAGACAAAGATCACAAAAGAGACAGTGATTTTCAGTGGAATCCAGGATGAAGTTTCACTGCAACTTTCCCATGATCCTTTGGATCTCCATACCATAGTAATTGACTGCAGTGCAATACAGTTTTTAGATACAGCAGGGATCCACACCCTGAAAGAAGTTCGTAGAGATTATGAAGCCATTGGCATCCAGGTTCTGCTGGCTCAGTGCAATCCCTCTGTGAGGGATTCCCTGGCCTGCGGAGAGTAttgcaaaaaggaagaagaaaaccttcTCTTTTATAGTGTGTATGAAGCAATGGCTTTTGCAGAAGAATATCAGAATCAGAAAGGACTATGTATTCCCAATGGTCTAAGTCCTTCCAGTGATTGA